Proteins from one Esox lucius isolate fEsoLuc1 chromosome 19, fEsoLuc1.pri, whole genome shotgun sequence genomic window:
- the kif21a gene encoding kinesin-like protein KIF21A isoform X3 yields the protein MSMGQDESSVRVALRIRPQLAREKIEGCHICTFVTPGEPQVMLGKDKAFTYDYVFDMDSSQERIYADCTEKLIEGCFEGYNATIFAYGQTGSGKTYTMGTGFDVNISDEELGIIPRAVSHLFRGIEDRQQVAREQGRPAPEFKINAQFLELYNEEILDLFDASRDLEARKQKSHIKIHEDANGGIYTVGVTTRTVTSEAEMMQCLKLGALCRTTASTQMNVQSSRSHAIFTIHLCQVRVCAPDNQDGNETDNRITNGNTEMQEYETLTAKFHFVDLAGSERLKRTGATGDRAKEGISINCGLLALGNVISALGDRSKRSTHVPYRDSKLTRLLQDSLGGNSQTMMIACISPSDRDFMETLNALNYANRARNIKNKVTVNQDKASQQISALRTEIARLQMELMEYRTGKRMIGQDGMESVNDMFHENSMLQTENSNLRVRVKAMQETIDAQRARLTQYLSDQANQVLARAGDGNEEIGNMIKSYIKEIEDLRAKLLESESVSENLRKNLSRASSRQSFYPGSFSPALLAPEKEASDIIELAKKDLEKLKKKERKKKKSVVKEEVPNNDQDKATEKELTERSNEEPDLEGSDHEEVEEEEEEEEEEMDVEESSDESDSDSDEKENFQADLANITCEIAIKQKLIDELENSQRRLHTLKQQYEQKLMMLQSKIRDTQLERDRVLQNMGSVETCNDDKAKKIKQEYEKKLSVMNKELQKLQSAQKEHARLLKNQSKYETQLKKLQQDVMEMKKTKVRLMKQMKEQQEKNRLTESRRTREIATLKKDQRKQEHQLKLLEAQKRQQELILRRKTEEVTALRRQARPVSGKVTGRKVNLAETLQDSSHRPSPGRLHPSGSTAPNGTRSYYRRSTGIYSTRVARVKWQSLERRISDVIMQRMTISNMEADMNRLLKQREELTKRRDKVTRRRDRLAGEGPEVEKAVLSLSEDVDALVANIDYINDSIADCQANIMQMEEAKEEVDTVDVSAVISSCTLTEARFLLDHFMSMAINKGLQAAQKESQVKVMEGRLKQTEITSATQNQLLFHMLKEKAEFNPELDALLGNALQELGNLPVENGDDSSSDESAQSPATEGHSSSLASDLMKLCGETKTRSKARRRTTTQMELLYANSDSALDTTSGDFSSPCVPLAETPEEGGDRETVPPPARDRDYVAHSPGLSSKLGSISGSRLGSPQGVEKRIPEPSPLSRRKTYDKSQAPSKVKEIKQGVINPVPSSKGSRSATLQCVHVAEGHTKAVLCVDSTDDLLFTGSKDRTCKVWNLVTGQEIMSLAGHPNNVVSVRYSSSLVFTVSTSYIKVWDIRDSAKCIRTLTSSGQVTPGDACVSSTNRTVTIPAGENQINQIALNPSGSVLYAAAGNSVRVWDLRRFVSTGKLTGHLGPVMCLTVDQSGNGQDLVISGSKDHYIKMFDVTEGALGAIGPTHNFEPPHYDGIESLVVQGDVLFSGSRDNGIKKWDLARKDLLQQVPNAHRDWVCALGVVPGSPALLSGCRGGVLKLWRTDTLGALGELKGHESPINGISTNSSHLFTASDDRTVKIWRARGGLDSTLDPMADAADEATST from the exons GATTCGTCCTCAGCTGGCCCGGGAGAAAATCGAGGGATGCCACATCTGCACGTTTGTGACCCCAGGGGAGCCGCAGGTGATGCTGGGTAAAGACAAGGCGTTTACGTACGACTACGTGTTCGACATGGACTCCAGTCAGGAGAGAATCTATGCTGACTGCACTGAGAAGCTGATCGAGGGCTGCTTCGAAGGATACAACGCCACCATCTTTGCTTACGGCCAG acTGGGTCAGGCAAGACCTACACCATGGGAACGGGTTTTGACGTGAACATCAGCGACGAGGAGCTGGGCATCATCCCGCGGGCCGTCAGCCACCTGTTCCGGGGCATCGAGGACCGCCAGCAGGTTGCCAGGGAACAGGGTCGACCAGCGCCGGAGTTCAAAATCAACGCGCAGTTCCTGGAG CTTTACAATGAGGAGATTTTGGACCTGTTTGATGCTTCTCGGGACCTGGAGGCGCGGAAGCAGAAATCCCACATCAAGATCCACGAAGACGCAAACGGAGGAATCTACACCGTGGGGGTGACGACACGGACCGTGACCTCGGaggcagag ATGATGCAGTGTCTGAAGCTGGGCGCACTGTGTCGGACCACAGCCAGCACCCAGATGAACGTCCAGAGCTCCCGGTCGCACGCCATCTTCACCATCCACCTGTGCCAAGTCAGGGTCTGTGCACCGGACAAT CAAGACGGTAACGAGACAGACAACAGGATCACTAATGGCAACACTGAGATGCAAGAGTACGAGACGCTGACAGCCAAGTTTCACTTTGTGGATCTGGCCGGGTCCGAGAGGCTGAAGAGGACCGGGGCCACAGGAGACAGGGCCAAGGAAGGAATCTCCATCAACTGTGGACTG CTTGCTCTGGGGAATGTAATCAGTGCTTTAGGGGACCGAAGCAAGCGATCCACACATGTGCCTTACAGAGACTCCAAACTCACCCGGCTTCTACAGGATTCCCTAGGCGGGAACAG CCAAACGATGATGATAGCGTGCATCAGTCCATCTGACCGGGACTTCATGGAGACCCTGAATGCGTTGAATTATGCGAACAGGGCCAGGAACATAAAGAACAAGGTGACGGTGAATCAGGACAAGGCCAGCCAGCAGATCTCTGCTCTCAGGACGGAGATAGCCCGGTTGCAGATGGAGCTCATGGAGTACCGGACG GGTAAACGTATGATTGGACAGGACGGCATGGAGAGTGTGAACGACATGTTCCACGAGAACAGCATGCTGCAGACGGAAAACAGCAACCTCAGAGTCCGAGTGAAAGCCATGCAGGAGACCATTGATGCCCAGAGGGCCAGACTCACACAGTATCTCAGTGACCAGGCCAACCAGGTCCTGGCCAGAGCCG GTGATGGAAACGAagagattggaaacatgatcaAGAGCTACATCAAGGAAATCGAGGATCTCAG GGCCAAACTCCTGGAGAGTGAGTCTGTGAGTGAGAACCTTCGTAAGAACCTGTCCCGCGCCTCCTCACGCCAGTCCTTCTACCCCGGATCCTTCTCCCCAGCCCTCCTGGCCCCGGAGAAGGAGGCCTCAGACATCATCGAGCTGGCCAAGAAAGACCTGGAGAAACTCAaaaagaaggagaggaagaagaagaagag TGTTGTCAAGGAGGAGGTCCCTAACAATGACCAGGACAAGGCCACAGAAAAAGAGCTGACCGAGCGTTCCAATGAGGAGCCTGATCTG GAGGGAAGTGACCATGAGGaagtggaggaagaagaagaagaggaagaggaggagatggatgTAGAGGAGAGCTCTGATGAGTCAGACTCTGACTCTGATGAGaaag AGAACTTCCAGGCGGACCTGGCCAACATCACGTGTGAGATCGCCATCAAGCAGAAGCTGATCGACGAGCTGGAGAACAGCCAGCGGCGTCTGCACACGCTCAAACAGCAGTACGAGCAGAAGCTGATGATGCTGCAGAGCAAGATCAGAGACACTCAGctggagagggacagagtgCTGCAGAACATGG GCTCAGTGGAGACCTGCAACGATGATAAGGCCAAGAAGATCAAGCAGGAATACGAGAAGAAGCTGAGCGTGATGAATAAAGAGCTACAGAAACTACAGTCGGCCCAGAAAGAACACGCGCGCCTCCTCAAGAACCAGTCCAAGTATGAGACTCAGCTCAAAAAACTCCAACAGGACGTCATGGAAATGAAGAAGACCAAG GTCCGTCTCATGAAGCAGATGAAGGAGCAACAGGAGAAGAACAGGCTGACAGAGTCCAGGAGGACCAGGGAGATCGCCACCCTCAAGAAGGACCAGCGCAAACAGGAG CATCAACTGAAACTGTTGGAGGCCCAGAAGAGACAACAGGAACTCATTCTGCGGCGGAAGACTGAGGAG GTAACTGCCTTACGGAGGCAGGCCAGGCCTGTGTCTGGTAAGGTGACCGGCAGAAAGGTCAATCTAGCAGAGACCCTCCAGGACTCATCTCATCGACCCTCCCCAGGACGCCTGCATCCCTCTGGATCCACCGCTCCCAACGGAACCAG gtccTACTACAGACGCTCAACTGGCATATACTCCACCAGAGTAGCTAGGGTCAAGTGGCAGTCTCTGGAGCGCCGCATCTCTGATGTCATCATGCAGAGGATGACCATTTCCAACATGGAGGCCGATATGAACCGCTTGCTTAAG CAACGCGAGGAGCTGACCAAGCGCAGGGACAAGGTGACGAGGAGGAGGGACAGGCTTGCGGGGGAGGGGCCAGAGGTCGAGAAGGCGGTGCTCAGCCTCAGTGAGGATGTCGACGCGCTGGTGGCCAACATAGACTACATCAACGACAGCATCGCCGACTGCCAAGCCAACATCATGCAAATGGAGGAGGCCAAG GAGGAGGTGGACACGGTGGATGTTTCCGCGGTGATCAGTTCCTGTACACTAACAGAGGCCCGTTTTCTACTGGACCACTTCATGTCCATGGCCATAAACAAG GGTCTGCAGGCTGCTCAGAAGGAGTCCCAGGTGAAGGTGATGGAGGGTCGGCTGAAGCAGACTGAGATCACCAGCGCCACCCAGAACCAGCTGCTGTTCCACATGCTGAAGGAGAAGGCGGAGTTCAACCCCGAGCTGGACGCCTTACTGGGGAACGCTCTGCAAG AGCTGGGTAACCTCCCAGTGG AGAATGGGGACGATAGCAGCAGTGACGAATCTGCCCAGAGTCCTGCAACAGAGGGACA TTCCAGCTCACTGGCATCTGACCTGATGAAACTCTGTGGAGAGACCAAAACAAGGAGCAAG GCTCGTAGGAGAACCACCACTCAGATGGAGCTTCTATATGCCAATAGTGACTCCGCTCTTGACACAACGTCTGGAGATTTCTCCTCCCCCTGTGTCCCATTGGCTGAAACACCAGAAGAGGGCGGGGACAGGGAGACTGTTCCTCCCCCAGCCCGGGACAGGGACTATGTGGCTCATTCCCCAGGCCTGTCCTCTAAACTGGGCAGCAT CTCCGGCTCCAGACTGGGCTCCCCGCAAGGGGTGGAAAAGAGAATTCCAGAACCCTCGCCGCTCTCTCGCAGGAAGACCTATGACAAGTCGCAAGCGCCGTCTAAGGTCAAGGAGATCAAACA AGGGGTGATCAACCCAGTGCCTTCCTCTAAGGGCAGTCGGTCAGCCACACTGCAGTGTGTCCACGTGGCTGAGGGTCACACTAAAGCCGTGCTGTGTGTCGACTCGACCGATGACCTCCTCTTCACTGGCTCCAAAG ACCGCACGTGTAAGGTGTGGAACCTGGTGACGGGCCAGGAGATCATGTCCCTGGCAGGCCACCCCAACAATGTGGTGTCGGTGCGCTACAGCTCCAGCCTGGTCTTCACCGTCTCTACCTCCTATATCAAGGTCTGGGACATCCGAGACTCCGCCAAGTGCATTCGCACCCTCAC GTCTTCTGGTCAGGTGACCCCAGGCGACGCGTGTGTGTCCAGCACCAACCGGACCGTCACCATCCCGGCAGGAGAGAACCAGATCAACCAGATCGCCCTCAACCCCAGCGGCTCTGTCCTGTATGCTGCGGCTGGCAACTCGGTCAGAGTCTGGGACCTCAGAAG gTTTGTGTCCACAGGGAAGCTGACTGGTCACCTGGGTCCAGTGATGTGTCTGACCGTGGACCAGAGTGGGAACGGTCAGGATCTGGTCATCAGTGGATCCAAGGACCATTACATCAAg ATGTTTGACGTGACAGAGGGGGCCCTTGGTGCTATCGGCCCCACACACAACTTCGAGCCTCCCCACTACGATGGCATTGAGTCCCTGGTGGTGCAGGGAGACGTCCTCTTCAGCGGCTCCAGGGACAACGGCATTAAGAAGTGGGACCTGGCCCGCAAAGACCTGCTGCAG CAAGTGCCCAATGCCCACCGCGACTGGGTGTGTGCCCTGGGGGTGGTTCCTGGCTCCCCGGCCCTGCTGAGTGGCTGCAGAGGAGGGGTGCTCAAGCTGTGGCGCACCGACACCCTGGGGGCCCTGGGTGAGCTCAAGGGTCACGAGAGCCCCATCAACGGCATCTCCACCAACAGCAGCCACCTGTTCACAGCATCTGA TGACCGGACAGTGAAGATCTGGCGTGCGCGTGGTGGACTGGACAGCAccttggatccgatggcggacGCAGCAGATGAGGCAACCAGTACCTGA
- the kif21a gene encoding kinesin-like protein KIF21A isoform X7 — protein MSMGQDESSVRVALRIRPQLAREKIEGCHICTFVTPGEPQVMLGKDKAFTYDYVFDMDSSQERIYADCTEKLIEGCFEGYNATIFAYGQTGSGKTYTMGTGFDVNISDEELGIIPRAVSHLFRGIEDRQQVAREQGRPAPEFKINAQFLELYNEEILDLFDASRDLEARKQKSHIKIHEDANGGIYTVGVTTRTVTSEAEMMQCLKLGALCRTTASTQMNVQSSRSHAIFTIHLCQVRVCAPDNQDGNETDNRITNGNTEMQEYETLTAKFHFVDLAGSERLKRTGATGDRAKEGISINCGLLALGNVISALGDRSKRSTHVPYRDSKLTRLLQDSLGGNSQTMMIACISPSDRDFMETLNALNYANRARNIKNKVTVNQDKASQQISALRTEIARLQMELMEYRTGKRMIGQDGMESVNDMFHENSMLQTENSNLRVRVKAMQETIDAQRARLTQYLSDQANQVLARAGDGNEEIGNMIKSYIKEIEDLRAKLLESESVSENLRKNLSRASSRQSFYPGSFSPALLAPEKEASDIIELAKKDLEKLKKKERKKKKSVVKEEVPNNDQDKATEKELTERSNEEPDLEGSDHEEVEEEEEEEEEEMDVEESSDESDSDSDEKENFQADLANITCEIAIKQKLIDELENSQRRLHTLKQQYEQKLMMLQSKIRDTQLERDRVLQNMGSVETCNDDKAKKIKQEYEKKLSVMNKELQKLQSAQKEHARLLKNQSKYETQLKKLQQDVMEMKKTKVRLMKQMKEQQEKNRLTESRRTREIATLKKDQRKQEHQLKLLEAQKRQQELILRRKTEEVTALRRQARPVSGKVTGRKVNLAETLQDSSHRPSPGRLHPSGSTAPNGTRSYYRRSTGIYSTRVARVKWQSLERRISDVIMQRMTISNMEADMNRLLKQREELTKRRDKVTRRRDRLAGEGPEVEKAVLSLSEDVDALVANIDYINDSIADCQANIMQMEEAKEEVDTVDVSAVISSCTLTEARFLLDHFMSMAINKGLQAAQKESQVKVMEGRLKQTEITSATQNQLLFHMLKEKAEFNPELDALLGNALQENGDDSSSDESAQSPATEGHSSSLASDLMKLCGETKTRSKARRRTTTQMELLYANSDSALDTTSGDFSSPCVPLAETPEEGGDRETVPPPARDRDYVAHSPGLSSKLGSISGSRLGSPQGVEKRIPEPSPLSRRKTYDKSQAPSKVKEIKQGVINPVPSSKGSRSATLQCVHVAEGHTKAVLCVDSTDDLLFTGSKDRTCKVWNLVTGQEIMSLAGHPNNVVSVRYSSSLVFTVSTSYIKVWDIRDSAKCIRTLTSSGQVTPGDACVSSTNRTVTIPAGENQINQIALNPSGSVLYAAAGNSVRVWDLRRFVSTGKLTGHLGPVMCLTVDQSGNGQDLVISGSKDHYIKMFDVTEGALGAIGPTHNFEPPHYDGIESLVVQGDVLFSGSRDNGIKKWDLARKDLLQQVPNAHRDWVCALGVVPGSPALLSGCRGGVLKLWRTDTLGALGELKGHESPINGISTNSSHLFTASDDRTVKIWRARGGLDSTLDPMADAADEATST, from the exons GATTCGTCCTCAGCTGGCCCGGGAGAAAATCGAGGGATGCCACATCTGCACGTTTGTGACCCCAGGGGAGCCGCAGGTGATGCTGGGTAAAGACAAGGCGTTTACGTACGACTACGTGTTCGACATGGACTCCAGTCAGGAGAGAATCTATGCTGACTGCACTGAGAAGCTGATCGAGGGCTGCTTCGAAGGATACAACGCCACCATCTTTGCTTACGGCCAG acTGGGTCAGGCAAGACCTACACCATGGGAACGGGTTTTGACGTGAACATCAGCGACGAGGAGCTGGGCATCATCCCGCGGGCCGTCAGCCACCTGTTCCGGGGCATCGAGGACCGCCAGCAGGTTGCCAGGGAACAGGGTCGACCAGCGCCGGAGTTCAAAATCAACGCGCAGTTCCTGGAG CTTTACAATGAGGAGATTTTGGACCTGTTTGATGCTTCTCGGGACCTGGAGGCGCGGAAGCAGAAATCCCACATCAAGATCCACGAAGACGCAAACGGAGGAATCTACACCGTGGGGGTGACGACACGGACCGTGACCTCGGaggcagag ATGATGCAGTGTCTGAAGCTGGGCGCACTGTGTCGGACCACAGCCAGCACCCAGATGAACGTCCAGAGCTCCCGGTCGCACGCCATCTTCACCATCCACCTGTGCCAAGTCAGGGTCTGTGCACCGGACAAT CAAGACGGTAACGAGACAGACAACAGGATCACTAATGGCAACACTGAGATGCAAGAGTACGAGACGCTGACAGCCAAGTTTCACTTTGTGGATCTGGCCGGGTCCGAGAGGCTGAAGAGGACCGGGGCCACAGGAGACAGGGCCAAGGAAGGAATCTCCATCAACTGTGGACTG CTTGCTCTGGGGAATGTAATCAGTGCTTTAGGGGACCGAAGCAAGCGATCCACACATGTGCCTTACAGAGACTCCAAACTCACCCGGCTTCTACAGGATTCCCTAGGCGGGAACAG CCAAACGATGATGATAGCGTGCATCAGTCCATCTGACCGGGACTTCATGGAGACCCTGAATGCGTTGAATTATGCGAACAGGGCCAGGAACATAAAGAACAAGGTGACGGTGAATCAGGACAAGGCCAGCCAGCAGATCTCTGCTCTCAGGACGGAGATAGCCCGGTTGCAGATGGAGCTCATGGAGTACCGGACG GGTAAACGTATGATTGGACAGGACGGCATGGAGAGTGTGAACGACATGTTCCACGAGAACAGCATGCTGCAGACGGAAAACAGCAACCTCAGAGTCCGAGTGAAAGCCATGCAGGAGACCATTGATGCCCAGAGGGCCAGACTCACACAGTATCTCAGTGACCAGGCCAACCAGGTCCTGGCCAGAGCCG GTGATGGAAACGAagagattggaaacatgatcaAGAGCTACATCAAGGAAATCGAGGATCTCAG GGCCAAACTCCTGGAGAGTGAGTCTGTGAGTGAGAACCTTCGTAAGAACCTGTCCCGCGCCTCCTCACGCCAGTCCTTCTACCCCGGATCCTTCTCCCCAGCCCTCCTGGCCCCGGAGAAGGAGGCCTCAGACATCATCGAGCTGGCCAAGAAAGACCTGGAGAAACTCAaaaagaaggagaggaagaagaagaagag TGTTGTCAAGGAGGAGGTCCCTAACAATGACCAGGACAAGGCCACAGAAAAAGAGCTGACCGAGCGTTCCAATGAGGAGCCTGATCTG GAGGGAAGTGACCATGAGGaagtggaggaagaagaagaagaggaagaggaggagatggatgTAGAGGAGAGCTCTGATGAGTCAGACTCTGACTCTGATGAGaaag AGAACTTCCAGGCGGACCTGGCCAACATCACGTGTGAGATCGCCATCAAGCAGAAGCTGATCGACGAGCTGGAGAACAGCCAGCGGCGTCTGCACACGCTCAAACAGCAGTACGAGCAGAAGCTGATGATGCTGCAGAGCAAGATCAGAGACACTCAGctggagagggacagagtgCTGCAGAACATGG GCTCAGTGGAGACCTGCAACGATGATAAGGCCAAGAAGATCAAGCAGGAATACGAGAAGAAGCTGAGCGTGATGAATAAAGAGCTACAGAAACTACAGTCGGCCCAGAAAGAACACGCGCGCCTCCTCAAGAACCAGTCCAAGTATGAGACTCAGCTCAAAAAACTCCAACAGGACGTCATGGAAATGAAGAAGACCAAG GTCCGTCTCATGAAGCAGATGAAGGAGCAACAGGAGAAGAACAGGCTGACAGAGTCCAGGAGGACCAGGGAGATCGCCACCCTCAAGAAGGACCAGCGCAAACAGGAG CATCAACTGAAACTGTTGGAGGCCCAGAAGAGACAACAGGAACTCATTCTGCGGCGGAAGACTGAGGAG GTAACTGCCTTACGGAGGCAGGCCAGGCCTGTGTCTGGTAAGGTGACCGGCAGAAAGGTCAATCTAGCAGAGACCCTCCAGGACTCATCTCATCGACCCTCCCCAGGACGCCTGCATCCCTCTGGATCCACCGCTCCCAACGGAACCAG gtccTACTACAGACGCTCAACTGGCATATACTCCACCAGAGTAGCTAGGGTCAAGTGGCAGTCTCTGGAGCGCCGCATCTCTGATGTCATCATGCAGAGGATGACCATTTCCAACATGGAGGCCGATATGAACCGCTTGCTTAAG CAACGCGAGGAGCTGACCAAGCGCAGGGACAAGGTGACGAGGAGGAGGGACAGGCTTGCGGGGGAGGGGCCAGAGGTCGAGAAGGCGGTGCTCAGCCTCAGTGAGGATGTCGACGCGCTGGTGGCCAACATAGACTACATCAACGACAGCATCGCCGACTGCCAAGCCAACATCATGCAAATGGAGGAGGCCAAG GAGGAGGTGGACACGGTGGATGTTTCCGCGGTGATCAGTTCCTGTACACTAACAGAGGCCCGTTTTCTACTGGACCACTTCATGTCCATGGCCATAAACAAG GGTCTGCAGGCTGCTCAGAAGGAGTCCCAGGTGAAGGTGATGGAGGGTCGGCTGAAGCAGACTGAGATCACCAGCGCCACCCAGAACCAGCTGCTGTTCCACATGCTGAAGGAGAAGGCGGAGTTCAACCCCGAGCTGGACGCCTTACTGGGGAACGCTCTGCAAG AGAATGGGGACGATAGCAGCAGTGACGAATCTGCCCAGAGTCCTGCAACAGAGGGACA TTCCAGCTCACTGGCATCTGACCTGATGAAACTCTGTGGAGAGACCAAAACAAGGAGCAAG GCTCGTAGGAGAACCACCACTCAGATGGAGCTTCTATATGCCAATAGTGACTCCGCTCTTGACACAACGTCTGGAGATTTCTCCTCCCCCTGTGTCCCATTGGCTGAAACACCAGAAGAGGGCGGGGACAGGGAGACTGTTCCTCCCCCAGCCCGGGACAGGGACTATGTGGCTCATTCCCCAGGCCTGTCCTCTAAACTGGGCAGCAT CTCCGGCTCCAGACTGGGCTCCCCGCAAGGGGTGGAAAAGAGAATTCCAGAACCCTCGCCGCTCTCTCGCAGGAAGACCTATGACAAGTCGCAAGCGCCGTCTAAGGTCAAGGAGATCAAACA AGGGGTGATCAACCCAGTGCCTTCCTCTAAGGGCAGTCGGTCAGCCACACTGCAGTGTGTCCACGTGGCTGAGGGTCACACTAAAGCCGTGCTGTGTGTCGACTCGACCGATGACCTCCTCTTCACTGGCTCCAAAG ACCGCACGTGTAAGGTGTGGAACCTGGTGACGGGCCAGGAGATCATGTCCCTGGCAGGCCACCCCAACAATGTGGTGTCGGTGCGCTACAGCTCCAGCCTGGTCTTCACCGTCTCTACCTCCTATATCAAGGTCTGGGACATCCGAGACTCCGCCAAGTGCATTCGCACCCTCAC GTCTTCTGGTCAGGTGACCCCAGGCGACGCGTGTGTGTCCAGCACCAACCGGACCGTCACCATCCCGGCAGGAGAGAACCAGATCAACCAGATCGCCCTCAACCCCAGCGGCTCTGTCCTGTATGCTGCGGCTGGCAACTCGGTCAGAGTCTGGGACCTCAGAAG gTTTGTGTCCACAGGGAAGCTGACTGGTCACCTGGGTCCAGTGATGTGTCTGACCGTGGACCAGAGTGGGAACGGTCAGGATCTGGTCATCAGTGGATCCAAGGACCATTACATCAAg ATGTTTGACGTGACAGAGGGGGCCCTTGGTGCTATCGGCCCCACACACAACTTCGAGCCTCCCCACTACGATGGCATTGAGTCCCTGGTGGTGCAGGGAGACGTCCTCTTCAGCGGCTCCAGGGACAACGGCATTAAGAAGTGGGACCTGGCCCGCAAAGACCTGCTGCAG CAAGTGCCCAATGCCCACCGCGACTGGGTGTGTGCCCTGGGGGTGGTTCCTGGCTCCCCGGCCCTGCTGAGTGGCTGCAGAGGAGGGGTGCTCAAGCTGTGGCGCACCGACACCCTGGGGGCCCTGGGTGAGCTCAAGGGTCACGAGAGCCCCATCAACGGCATCTCCACCAACAGCAGCCACCTGTTCACAGCATCTGA TGACCGGACAGTGAAGATCTGGCGTGCGCGTGGTGGACTGGACAGCAccttggatccgatggcggacGCAGCAGATGAGGCAACCAGTACCTGA